The Bombyx mori chromosome 4, ASM3026992v2 region cgagctttactcgttttttttttgataacgccatcttgttgtgtctttaaagcggttagttgccctcaattaagaaaaatagtatttttattcaccaatagatgtcgagaagagttgattattgaaaacacgaataaaacaagattttctgaaaataaatcgtagctagatcgatttatcgcccccgaaatcccctgtatactaaattttatgaaaatcgttggagccgtttccgagattcagattatgtacatgtatatttaataaacaagaattgctcgtttaatgGTATAAGATACCGCATAGATGTAGAACAAGGATCACCAGTGAGATTAAAAGTACCCTATATACTGCTCTAGGgcttaaattacatatttatgtatcGAATTTCGTTAAAACCACTGGGAGAtagcgtgagtttttttttaaatttcgttaGTGTGTGAAATATCTTAAGGCTGACCCGatgttacgtggttaccggagtaTATAGATATCATAACGTGAACGCTGCgacccagcttgagacatgaggtgaaAATAGAATTGCATATCGGCTACAACAtgcttttgatttttttttattaaaattaaagtatgGATTTATTGATGAAAGTTGGATGAGTTGATAGTTTGCATTTCtttgcaaacaaaaataactaacaGTACTTCAAACTGTGGTTAGTTTGACTTGGAGCTTTACGATAGAACAATGGCAGCTACTTTCTATTAAAGTCAGTGTATATCTTATTTAAACAAACTTTTGTACCATACATTACAGTATAAATCGGTTTCTTTAGCGAATATAAGCAATTTGACTgatcttaaaaaatataaggTGCCATTGTTCAAATCATGCTAACAAACTGCAGGCAGACCTGTGTGTGTGTACCCGGTTATTCTTTATATCCACAGTGTGCTCCTTAATtctaacaaaaaatatgttaaattgaAAGCATCGCACATATATGCGATTAAACcgtaaataaagttttaattatgtctacaactcACGAAAAccggaaatttaatttttgttttgatcaCTCCAATTTGATTTCGAGGTGAACCGATACTAACTTGTGTGAAATCCGTAGAtttttttcaattgaaaattaaaGACAAAACTCCATAATTACGAAAATAACTTTGGAATTCGGCGATGCTTGAGACTCATTTCTTACCTCCAGTGCTCCTtgactatgcccctggcataggCATCGATAGTTATTTGTTTGCCTTTGctggaaataaaaaaactagtaaACTAACCTTCGTAGTTCTTCTAACGCGCTAGCCTGCATCATAATATAATTCTTGGCCAATAAAAGCGTTGCTATCTTTGACAGCTTTCGTACGGACGGCGAATGAGCGTATGGTATCACACCTCGGAGTTCGTCCAAGGCGTCATTCTGAAACATCAAAGGCATTATATAATCGCGTATTCCATTGAACACATCTATCTCTCCGATTCTCGATATAGTAGATTACAGGAATAGATTATGTTTATTCAATAATGACATTGATAATTTAGGGATATGTATGTTCAGTTTCAATAACGTTAAACGTTCAAGAACAATTAttccattcgcgaagcaattgctcttgagttgttaggtctccttcggaggcgctcgggcagttgttagcaaatcccgcccctcctggctgagcctttgctcgcccacctgtcctagtgaaactggaaaggcctccgggaccaccagtaatctttcaatcataaaaaaatattactttaattgtattaaatttaaactcatcagtaaaaacgttttaaaaacttACTAAATCGTGCATACGTCTTCGTTCACGGGCGTTTATGTTCAGGCGCACAGTTTTACCTTGTCGCATCTTATGTTTCGATTTACTTTCGTTGACTGGcctaaaataaaagatttaaatatCATCTATCTTTtctttatacataaaaatgaattgctgttcgttagtctcgctaaaactcgagaacggctggaccgatttggctaattttggtcttgaattattcgtggaagtccagggaaggtttaaaaggtgagaaaatataaaaaagctcggaattatatcaaaacaaacaattttgatttttctttgatgtgtccccttgatgtgtcttttatttatcgattgaggcacaacgaagtctgctgggtcagctagtcatcaataataattattttcattttaaatggcGGTACAACCGTACGATACGGCGCGCTCCAGTTTGAAGGTTAGTTGGAGTTATACACCATTGATATTTCCACACCTCAAGGCGAATCGAGGCCGTTCGCGTTGTGATTTGCCATGAACGCGTCCACGTATcaaaggaaacaaaaaaatataaaaatagattaaaatccattaaaattaaCCGGAAACTTTTATAATGCGGTTAGTTCCAGACTTGAAAACGGCTGTTTTCCTTAATTTTCGTAACAGTCAGAAGCACACCTTTAGTGAAAGAAAATTGTGAAAGAAAATAAACAGAGATTTATTGAGATTTGGACAGAATGCCGTCTCTCATGTTAGCTAGTATGATTGTTATACGAAATGCTACTATCTAATTGATGTAAGATATATTCAAGTCAGAAAATTCTCATCGTTGCAGACGGGCTTATCTTAATACTATTTCTTTCAATATATAGTGAATGCAtcgtaaatttttaaatttttattttattttccctcTATCTTTAAAgcatatgtttattattaaattcatttataattGCACTAGAGCTATATTCTACCTTTTGTATttgggcatttttttttaactttttgttCTAAGAATTTTTAATCGTTAACCATCGGTAAAGGCCGTTTTTGCCATAGGGTGGAACAAGTGGCAAATGACGAAGAGAACAATAGCAGAAATTTATAACGAAGGAAGGGTGACGTTGAATACAATTTAATGCGATCATAGTAGATATTAGAGCggcaaaaattaaattataatacatagcGGTCACATTTTTTATGGTATAGACATGTGGACCAGCTGACGGCTCACTttgtgttaagcggttaccgaactccatagacatcaactacgtcaatgctgccacccaccttgagacatgagttctaagtctcagttaaaagtaccgaaacgcattactgcttcacggcagatataggctgGATAATGGTAAATTCCTGTGCGGGCACACAAATCTAAGTAGTTTTAGTACGAACCAACagtataaataacataataacgtGAATTATGATTTACATAACACCAATTCATTGGACAGAATCCatacgtctgcctacaagggcaataaaaaaaacacattccaCTGTGCAAAATGAGCACATATGacctaaataatacatacatatatttgtaCAATGAAACTTTAGaattgataattattaatacaaaactAAATGTTTCACTTTGTTTTTGATACGGTGACATCGATTTAACTAATTTGCTGATTTCGTGAAATCCTTTATTTCGAATACTTGGTATTAGACACAACAAAAACCTTTAAAAGAACTGATTGTCAGAAACAGTACTATAAATTAAAGTTAAGATGAAAAATAAAGCAGAGTATGTCATTTCGCAACTCTTCGTAACTCTATGGGACTCTAGTTACAAAAATCACGATCAATTCTTAGTGTAAGGGAGGGACATGCTTCGTTCTATTGTGCGCAGATGGTGCATTAGGAGTGCATGTTTTTGTTAATCGTCATATATCAACATGTTGGATAGCTCTTCATTGATCGTTAGCTGAAATTTTATGCCGCTatagtattatgtaattataacaAAGACGCAAGAGAGAAAAGCCGAATTTAAGATAAGAAGTCGTTATTGAAGAAAATCCGGAAATGAATTAGATCCGTGAGGACAGAGCACCTATTCCGCTGGACGGAATCAATGAGCACTTGGGATCATGTACTTCAGACCACGATGACTTAAGGTACGTTAAAATATTACTACTCGTATTAGGCTTGCGTAGATTAGTCCCATAGTTCCTCGTACTTCCACAGATTAATCATGTGTTTGGTTTGGGCTGCAAAGTCGTCTGCCTATTTTCCCCAGTAAAAAAAACCAGACCGGCAAAGGTGAGTGACCGGCAGATAGATACACGACAGCAAATTTCGCGTTACTGACATATGACtcaaaaaaagaagacatttTGGGCCAATCATAAATCGGCGAATTGTTGAatgatttgttatattttaaatatcgtGTTTGTCAATATTTAACACATTGAACGCATGAATGACGGTGTATAAAACCTaataaggttttatttattaaaaaattcaatgtGACGATGATGCGTGAGGATCTCTCTAATTAGTATTAATTAACGAAATGAAAACGATATATCTCGGCCTATACGATTCACAGACATTGTTGACCATTATTATTGCAATGTTGTATTAAGTCGCAagtttatttgcaatagatttattagtaaattttgCATTCTGTTATCTCTATTCCGATACTAATTGATAAGTTATTTGGATAAATGACTAAATATTTGTGGAGAATAACTTTGGGCGgacgatgtttttattttgtttagattTCGCGCATGCGCGACTGAAATGGATGGAAAAACTATAATGAAATTCATGTAGTGTGGAAACtttatgaataaattttaattctattctatGATACTGttgatttttacttattttgtttttgtttaagtttaatGCAATATAACGAGCGTAGACTGTAAATACCTTTGTCCATAGCTGGTTCCTGGTTCTGGCTGGTTCTCGTCCGTAGGATAACAATGTTGTGGGGGCGGAGGCTGTCCTCCTTGCATGTAAAAGCCACCGAGGCCCACGGCTCCAAGCGGCGTCCTTCGACCAGGCACCGACTGCGGCGGCGAATGCGACTCGCCCAAAGGTACACCATCCCAATTCCTCCGCCCCtccattttgtaaataattaataaattatcatttCACATTGAccgtaacattaaaaaaaacataaaaagtttGAATTAGGAACCGCGTTGAATGACAGTTTGTCGTGCAGTGGCGAGAAGTGGTCCACAGATCGATCGGGCCACGCAGCTGGGGTGCGCACCCCTCTCATCTCTCCGCTGAGCATTGTTCGGGGATGCGAATATGATTTATACCGGCGGCGCGTGTACGAATGTCGACTCCGAGCCGTGTCTCTCATTACACATACATACCGTccgataataaaattattcggttaatgtttcttttaattttagaagGAAATGTGTCAAACGCTAGCTAGAACACAGCATGTAACTTTTGTTCTATTTATTTTGTGAACGAAAATACAAGTTGTGCCCATTTATAATTAGTGTGCTGATTCATCTTATAATAAATGGGTAGCCTTAAATGGAGCAGGGTTCGTTGACTCGTGATCGTGATCCTGAATCAGTTCGGCACTGTCTGACTAATGTAAAGATGTATTTAAACTGACATGTGTCTTCGTTATATCAAATAACGTATGTGAcaaattgtgatttttattttctttttaagatttaattttttaattatgaacgAAATGAATAACGTGTCAGTCTATAGAGATTATGATTCCAGAAAGTATTGAGCAGTAATATTCAACAAGAATAAACCATTATGTATATACATTATATAAGTGTGTAACGACTAGTGGTAGGTAGCAGCTTGGCTATGAATTGagcgttgctgatgtccataaacAACGCGGTAGCTACTATGAGCAAGTGGGCAGTAAACCAttgattgaaacaaaaaataaaagtttcttCAGCCAGATGCCGGACTTACTAACGAATTTCAAGCTGTGCAGATAGATACGTGCATTTCTAGCATAAAAGataaaaagaaaaggaaaacATAACGTGTCAGCTTTGATATGAGGCCCTGTGATTACGCGGCTTGGAGCCTACGTGGCTATTGTTAAGCATTATCATTTGGTATTAGAATTCACAAGACAATTTTCTAACCTGTCCCCGTATGATGGAtcttttcattaaaattcaaattgaaacATTTACTATAAGCGCGTCTTATGTtcatatcaaaataatttattttacgcGTCAGCTACCGGGATAGCGGTGCGCAAGATAAAAACCTCGTTTATCATTCTATATAGGATTTATGTTTCAATTACATTGTGAAGGCAACGTGTTGTGATATAACGGGGCTTCCTTGTTAACTTATCAATGTTTTTGTGTGTTCGTATTACTCGCATACATATAATAGAACCACCGAATTATCTGTCAAGTGCTTTTGTTTAGGTCAAATGGTTTGCAGAACAAATGTAGTATTGTTATAGTAAATGTTTCACTACTATTTCTGTTTATCGTAAATGGCCAAATGAAATAATGGCCGACCTTATATTAAACAGATATCGTACCCGATATATTCGATACCGAGGATTCTGCTGCCCATTTTGAGATTGCGACTGTTTTTGCAATCgctggatggacaagctcacggttcacttgatgttaagttgttaccggtgCACATAGAAATCGCTGCACGAATGTCGCCGAAGTATCGATTTTTTTGGTATGACGACTGTCCCACCAttcttcaaattggaacgcatAGCTGCCCTGAGGCAGGATTTTGGTGCCCACTATTGGGACCTAGCTCTACATCCAATCGAAGTCcaaataactataataataacaactactctaacacaaaattggaacctACATttgctttgtggcagaaatgAGCATAGTGGTTGTACGAACCAGTATTTAATGTCGAAAGTACACGGCCGGAGATTTAAGTAGGAGTATAAGTTCGGACGTATCATATGGAAATAGTACagaatgtctttttttattacccttttaGGTAGACGAACATAAGGCCAACCGATATCGCCCATGGGTATTTACAGTGTGGAAGTAAGTGAACGCGGTCGCATACTCATCTATtcaataatagaaaaaatagtGAAGTATACAATTGTCTAATTAATTTCAAAGTCTAAACTCTAAAGTAGAATATTTATTATAGACAGTTGGTTGAGCCCAAGGCTCACCTAGTGTTTTGTGGTTTTCGGAATCGTTCTTGGGACGTGAGGTCgatgtttcaattgtattgcttAGCGATTATCCCACCGTTCATACTCGCACGCTACTGCTTTGGTAGAACCTCAAACAGACCTACTCTCCCAAAACGTTTTCCTATTGGGAATTACCACAATCATAACATTTATAAGCCGAGAATTAAAAATCTCCCCTCCACGTATCAATCTGTAATTCTTATCGATCTGTCGAAtaaaaaagtgtattaaaaacaaGTTATggattgaaatgaaatttaacTAATTTGGTATCGGCTACTCTTTTGGTATAGGCTATTCTTTTAATATTGGCTATTTTCACATCAGACTGTTTCTTATCTCCAGTATATATGTGTGAAACTGATTCAATAACGACACAACAGCAACGTGAATGCTGTAGACTCCCTTGAGAGATGAGGTCATGCTCCCATTAGTATTGTAGCAGCGGTATTCCTACTCTTCAAGCTACAATGCATGACGCGTCAGAAATCCACCAGGCGGTGGGATCTGCCGCATGGATGGTTAATATAAGTTTCATATTGAACCTCTATatcagaattattatttttaacaattatgCATTAATACGTATTCGATTCTTCGAATATAAAAACACAAACCTTTTTTCTTATATAAGTTCTTCAAGAATCTGTTATTAACAggtaatttatgaaaattaagaGAAattttacactggtggtaggacctcttgagtccgcgcgggtaggtatcaccgccctgcctatttctgccgtgaagcagtaatgcgtttcggtttgaagggtggggcagccgttgtaactatacctgagaccttagaacttatgtctcaaggtgggtggtgtctatgggctccagtaaccacttagcaccaggtgggctgtgagctcatccaaccatataagcaataaaaaaaaaggttttggaAAATCATTAGGGGTATTGAAGAAAGgaaggtattaaaaaaatcatataggTATTGgtaacatttaataataaattttaaagctaaataataaatatttacattcttattCCGATCAGTTCCGACTTCGTTATAGTCACATCTCCACGCTTTCATATTTACAGCTTTTCAATTCTTATAAACATACAAGGTACTTTAGTTTTATATGGcaattcaaatattattaaattaaatatttttctttcatttgtaaattttcatattttagatagaaaatagaaatttatattgaatattttctttaaaatctcatattttaaaatatacaggggtctaactaaatattttaattaatctgcACACATCAAATGTCTTTTCACAGCCCTTATCCTATGACTAGAAAATgactaataaaatttgtttacattttttctcTATAAACATTGTAGGATTAGAATACAATTACATTATGCATAGTTGAATTAACATTTATCAATAAACTCACAAGTGTCAAAATGAAtactcaatttaaaaaaaatcgaagatttaaaatttatcgGTGAAAGTACTAAactgaaaaattacaaaaaacatcATATTTATTCAGTAAACacttagaataataataatactgtgtAAAAGTAGAAAAGTACGTATTTAGGCCATCAGATAGATAGTTGCTAGTCATATAGTCCAgcacgatttgaaaaatttcatGCAAAAACTACAACATCATAGTGAAAAAATCGAAGTTTGTATATCTAAAATATTTGgcatcaaaataaattaaatttgtaattttcatttttgttttaatttttttatattattgtaattgGTTATGTGCATGCGTCATTTTTACATGCGTTATTTTCCAGTAAAATTTGATTATTAAACATTGAATTTTCTTAAcaaatttatacttttaaatgaTCACATTTTTTGCATTACTACTAATATctactattataattaacacATCAATTTAAATAGGAATACCAGCTTATCTAGTTGAGTATCAAATTGAGTAGAGATTTTTGTTACATTAAAAAACTACTAATCCTTGGTACAGTCACACAATTCGCAAACTAAATCAGTAAAAgtgtatacatataaaaatacaaaaattgaaaattgatgAAATTAAGTGACAGTTGTGTTCACAAGAGGAagctttaaaatttattttttatttagaaatctTTATTGTACCCAAAAGTATATATATCTGCAGTGATAAAAGTGACGATAAACCGTTCCTCATTACTTTAAAATAGTGTGTAATACTGAGGTCTCTGCAAAAGTACATTCACACACTTAATAACTAATTCCGAATAACATAATCACTAAAACTCTTGCTTAGAACATTACCGAGCGGTAAGTAGACATTTCCGAAATGACTAGCAGATATTTTTCCACATTTAAAAAGGTCAGCTTTAATATATGAAGCCGCCATGCAGTAAATTCATTTTCAAGTGTCACACTAACATAGGTTCACTGGTACAGTCTGCAAGCACTTATGTAAGACACATGGTTGTTCCAGGCATCAACGCACTTGTCACTAGAGTCAGTTTTACATGGTCGCCGATAGCGGTGGCGTTGTGAATCTGGTAGGTACGGGCAGGCAAGCTAACCACACAACGCCAGGCAGACATCAGCGCACGGGATGCGTCGGTCAGGGCGCGGCGGCCGCTAAGGGGGCGCGCGACGTCGCCGGCACCCGCGGGCACGCTACGACTGACCCGCTACGGTTCGTGGGACTGTTATTTGTTGCTCCACCTATAACAATCATAatcgtaattaattaaaaacatagcTTATCCAAATTTGAGGTGACGATGGAATCTTAAACCATTCTGAAAAATTATGAAAAGTTCCGTTTTTCATGATTGATTAGATTTTTCCGTTCCATTTCCGTTACATCACAAAGTGTTTTTTCGGCCCATATGATATTGATCCCATATGATGTTAATAATAGATTCTGAAATTCAAAAATGCGAGTGTGCGTGTCTATCTCAAGACTTGAGGTCGAAGTCTTAATTGCAATCTAATAAGGTCAATCGATTCATTTAGCAAAGAAGTGATATGTGTGCGaatatactttaaaattataaacaataaattattaagacTTATATTAGTGGTAGTACCTAGTAGAATATAAGCTTAGTATGCTTTTTCGAATTTATCTTTTATTAGAAACactatttaaatttgattgttttattaaacaCTCATGCtaccattaaattattattacttttgtttGATGTTGCGAGGAATTTGTTCTTTTAATCTCAAAAAACGTTACAAATCTAACTGATTTTGGTGTTTATCATATCatcattttgaaatgttttcatTTATCGTATAAAAGACAGGCATCGGAACAATGTCGGCGTTATAATGTTTT contains the following coding sequences:
- the LOC101743277 gene encoding class E basic helix-loop-helix protein 22, with the translated sequence MEGRRNWDGVPLGESHSPPQSVPGRRTPLGAVGLGGFYMQGGQPPPPQHCYPTDENQPEPGTSYGQRPVNESKSKHKMRQGKTVRLNINARERRRMHDLNDALDELRGVIPYAHSPSVRKLSKIATLLLAKNYIMMQASALEELRRLVAYLQGTATAAGIVPPPGFDLAGFPAAAKLLQPPAPGPPPPPEPPS